A section of the Terriglobia bacterium genome encodes:
- the carB gene encoding carbamoyl-phosphate synthase large subunit produces the protein MPRRNDISKILIIGSGPIVIGQSAEFDYSGTQACKALKSEGYEVVLVNSNPATIMTDPEMADRTYVEPITRTYVEEIIRKEVALGVGKGMAVLPTVGGQTALNMAVELADEGVLEKYGVKLIGAQLEAIKKAEDRLLFKDAMTRIGLDVPRSALVNNLKDGLEFSEKIGFPVVLRPSFTLGGSGGGIAYNREELVELLSRGLDLSPVHEVLIEESVLGWKEFELELMRDFNDNVIVICSIENFDAMGVHTGDSITVAPAQTLTDREYQRMRDAAIKVIREIGVETGGSNIQFAVHPQTGRMIVIEMNPRVSRSSALASKATGFPIAKIAAKLAVGYTLDEITNDITRKTPACFEPTLDYVVVKIPKWQFEKFTGADETLGPQMKSVGEVMAIGRTFKQALLKGVRSLETGRRLGSEPIEPKIVTKRLVTPHPERLQYMRWALSNGWSVEQVYEFTKIDPWFLYQLQEIGEAQSELEQLNPSEVNEDQLRGAKRMGFSDARLADVWHIGNGHGAAETVRNMRKKHGLTPVFKRVDTCAAEFESYTPYMYSTYEDEDEATPTNRKKVIILGAGPNRIGQGIEFDYCCCHAAFALREDGFETIMVNCNPETVSTDYDTSDRLYFEPLTLEDVLSIYEHEATSGAEIGMIVQFGGQTPLNLALPLKAAGVPIIGTSPESIDLAEDRKRFGKLLEELDIPQPPGGTATSIEEALQVANRIGYPVLVRPSYVLGGRAMVIAYDDNAVIKYMKEAVEYSQERPILIDHFLEEATEVDVDCLSDGEDVVIGGIMQHIEEAGIHSGDSSCVLPSVDLSPKVLATIRDHSFRLARALKVIGLMNVQYAVQREKVFVIEVNPRASRTVPYVSKATGIAMAKIAARLMTGRKLREFVPENVRMQKDLDTGSCYFVKSPVFPWGKFPGVDTVLGPEMRSTGEVMGVADNFGEAFAKAQISAGQMLPTQGTVFISVEEHDKPQVAELARKFVDMGFRLVATHGTAAVLQKAGMEVERVFKVNEGRPNVVDLIKGQRIQLIINTPHGAEPWFDEKAIRRAAIAGRVPTMTTLSAAFAAAEGISALRRGTITVRSLQELHANIGAAEVR, from the coding sequence ATGCCTAGAAGAAACGACATTTCGAAGATCCTCATCATCGGTTCCGGACCTATTGTCATCGGGCAATCGGCGGAATTCGATTACTCCGGCACCCAGGCCTGCAAGGCGCTCAAGAGCGAAGGCTACGAAGTTGTGCTGGTCAACTCCAACCCTGCGACCATCATGACCGACCCGGAGATGGCCGACCGCACCTACGTCGAGCCAATCACCCGCACTTACGTCGAAGAGATCATCCGCAAGGAAGTTGCGCTTGGTGTGGGCAAGGGCATGGCTGTGCTGCCGACGGTTGGTGGGCAGACGGCTTTGAACATGGCCGTGGAACTGGCCGACGAAGGCGTACTTGAGAAATATGGCGTGAAGCTGATTGGCGCGCAGCTCGAGGCCATCAAGAAAGCCGAAGACCGCCTGCTCTTTAAAGATGCGATGACGCGCATCGGGCTCGACGTCCCGCGATCGGCGCTGGTCAACAACCTGAAAGACGGTCTCGAATTCAGCGAAAAGATAGGTTTCCCGGTCGTGTTGCGGCCATCGTTCACGCTGGGCGGATCCGGCGGCGGCATCGCTTACAACCGCGAGGAGTTAGTGGAACTGCTCTCGCGCGGACTCGATCTCTCGCCCGTGCACGAAGTTCTCATCGAAGAAAGCGTGCTCGGCTGGAAAGAGTTCGAGCTCGAGCTGATGCGCGACTTCAACGACAACGTAATCGTCATCTGCTCGATCGAGAACTTCGATGCCATGGGCGTGCACACGGGTGATTCAATCACGGTCGCACCGGCGCAGACGCTCACCGATCGCGAATACCAGCGCATGCGCGACGCGGCGATCAAGGTCATCCGCGAGATCGGCGTCGAGACCGGCGGATCGAATATCCAGTTCGCCGTCCATCCACAGACCGGACGTATGATCGTCATCGAGATGAACCCGCGTGTGTCGCGTTCGTCGGCCCTCGCGTCGAAGGCTACGGGCTTCCCGATCGCAAAGATTGCCGCGAAACTCGCGGTGGGCTACACGCTCGACGAGATTACGAACGACATCACGCGCAAGACTCCGGCCTGCTTTGAGCCGACGCTTGACTACGTGGTCGTAAAGATTCCGAAGTGGCAGTTCGAGAAGTTCACCGGAGCCGACGAGACGCTTGGCCCGCAGATGAAGTCGGTCGGCGAAGTGATGGCGATCGGCCGGACGTTCAAGCAGGCGCTGCTCAAGGGCGTGCGCTCGCTCGAAACCGGCAGGCGCCTGGGATCGGAGCCGATTGAACCAAAGATCGTTACCAAGCGCCTGGTCACGCCACATCCGGAGCGCCTCCAGTACATGCGTTGGGCACTCAGCAACGGATGGAGCGTCGAGCAGGTTTACGAGTTCACAAAAATTGATCCCTGGTTCCTGTATCAGTTGCAAGAAATCGGCGAAGCCCAGAGCGAGCTGGAACAGTTAAACCCGAGTGAGGTGAACGAAGATCAGCTTCGCGGCGCCAAGCGCATGGGCTTCAGTGACGCACGCCTTGCGGACGTCTGGCACATCGGAAACGGCCACGGAGCAGCAGAGACCGTTCGCAACATGCGCAAGAAGCACGGGCTTACGCCGGTTTTCAAGCGTGTGGATACCTGCGCCGCCGAATTCGAGAGCTACACGCCCTACATGTACTCGACCTACGAGGACGAGGATGAGGCGACGCCGACGAATCGCAAGAAAGTGATCATTCTTGGCGCTGGGCCGAACCGCATCGGGCAGGGAATCGAGTTCGACTATTGCTGTTGCCACGCGGCGTTTGCGCTGCGTGAAGACGGCTTCGAGACGATCATGGTGAACTGCAATCCCGAAACCGTCTCGACCGATTACGACACCAGCGACCGCCTCTACTTCGAACCTCTCACGCTGGAAGACGTGCTTTCCATCTACGAGCACGAGGCGACGTCGGGTGCGGAGATCGGGATGATCGTTCAGTTCGGCGGGCAGACACCGCTGAATCTGGCACTGCCGCTGAAAGCCGCCGGCGTGCCAATCATCGGAACCTCGCCGGAGTCGATCGATTTAGCGGAGGATCGCAAGCGTTTTGGCAAACTCCTCGAAGAACTCGATATCCCGCAGCCTCCGGGCGGAACGGCAACCTCGATTGAAGAAGCGCTCCAAGTAGCAAATCGGATCGGATATCCGGTCCTAGTACGACCCTCGTACGTGCTCGGTGGGCGCGCGATGGTCATCGCCTACGACGACAATGCCGTCATCAAGTACATGAAGGAGGCGGTCGAGTACTCGCAGGAGCGGCCAATCCTCATCGATCATTTCCTCGAGGAAGCGACCGAAGTCGATGTCGATTGCCTCTCGGACGGCGAAGATGTCGTGATCGGCGGCATCATGCAGCATATCGAGGAAGCCGGGATTCACTCGGGAGACTCGTCCTGCGTGCTTCCGAGCGTCGATCTCTCGCCCAAGGTTCTGGCGACGATTCGGGACCACAGCTTCCGCCTCGCGCGCGCGCTTAAAGTCATCGGGCTTATGAACGTGCAGTATGCCGTTCAACGCGAGAAGGTGTTCGTGATCGAAGTCAATCCGCGTGCCTCGCGAACTGTGCCTTACGTCAGCAAGGCGACCGGCATCGCCATGGCGAAGATCGCGGCGCGCCTGATGACCGGTCGCAAGCTTCGCGAGTTCGTTCCCGAAAATGTCAGGATGCAGAAGGACCTCGATACGGGCAGCTGCTACTTCGTGAAATCGCCTGTATTCCCTTGGGGCAAGTTCCCGGGCGTCGATACGGTTCTTGGGCCGGAGATGCGGTCGACTGGCGAGGTCATGGGCGTTGCCGACAATTTTGGCGAGGCGTTCGCGAAAGCACAGATTTCGGCCGGGCAGATGCTGCCGACGCAGGGAACCGTCTTCATCAGCGTGGAAGAGCATGACAAGCCCCAGGTTGCAGAACTCGCGCGAAAATTCGTCGACATGGGATTCCGGTTGGTCGCGACTCACGGCACTGCTGCCGTCCTGCAGAAGGCCGGCATGGAAGTAGAGCGCGTGTTCAAAGTCAACGAGGGCCGCCCGAACGTCGTCGATCTCATTAAGGGGCAACGAATTCAACTGATCATCAACACTCCGCATGGTGCCGAACCCTGGTTCGACGAGAAAGCTATCCGGCGTGCGGCAATCGCGGGGCGGGTTCCAACGATGACTACACTCTCGGCGGCATTTGCGGCGGCGGAAGGAATCAGTGCGTTGCGCCGGGGCACGATCACAGTCCGCAGCCTGCAGGAGTTGCACGCAAATATCGGGGCCGCGGAAGTGCGATAG
- a CDS encoding FKBP-type peptidyl-prolyl cis-trans isomerase, with amino-acid sequence MVRYLGFLLLVIATVALAQAPKTPPPVKGPPVKTPSGLEYWDIKVGTGKVAKAADDVTVNYTGWVEKTGKKFDSSIDRGEPFTMTIDSTRVIKGWTEGLKGMRVGGIRRLRIPPQLAYGAQGAGKNIPPSATLIFDIELLSVR; translated from the coding sequence ATGGTCCGGTATCTCGGTTTCTTGCTTCTGGTAATCGCTACCGTCGCTCTTGCCCAGGCACCGAAGACCCCTCCCCCAGTCAAGGGTCCGCCGGTCAAAACTCCATCCGGCCTTGAGTACTGGGACATCAAAGTAGGCACAGGGAAGGTCGCGAAAGCTGCGGATGACGTCACCGTGAACTACACCGGATGGGTGGAGAAGACGGGCAAGAAGTTCGACAGCTCGATCGATCGAGGAGAGCCCTTTACGATGACAATCGATTCGACGCGAGTGATCAAGGGTTGGACCGAGGGTCTGAAGGGAATGCGCGTGGGCGGCATACGGCGCTTACGAATTCCACCGCAACTCGCATACGGTGCTCAAGGCGCCGGCAAGAACATTCCGCCGAGTGCGACTCTGATCTTCGATATTGAGCTTCTGTCCGTGCGCTGA